The proteins below are encoded in one region of Sphingobacterium sp. R2:
- a CDS encoding FecR family protein, with the protein MDTKEEEKLIFISSLVLREMRGALSGEDRLFLESWLQESKWNQQVYQRCLDEAQQREGYTSLAHFDKKHNFESLKTKISFHSSKRRVGLVKRLWPYVAAASVLLALSVVWYWFQDNGHPVETQRTVAIDRLPASHQAIITLSDGRRFSLNNNEKQVVINGSGIRYDDGHDIASIEAAVSANIETPRGGTYEVTLPDGTRVKLNAGTILSYPTQFAKDKREVSLQGEAFFEVAKRKKQPFIVHTKNQQVQVLGTQFNINAYPTSTQTKTTLLEGSVQVKELIKGQKLNLLPGNQAVNTGTQLIKQSVNVQQEIAWVYGKFNFDGKSLRQVMDELSQWYAVDVVYKGDVPDVSFFGGTFRTSKLSTILKLLKDQDLSYHLTDDGKLIIEHSNPKTQKGGQ; encoded by the coding sequence ATGGATACTAAAGAAGAAGAAAAACTTATCTTTATCAGTTCGCTTGTACTCCGTGAAATGCGGGGAGCGCTCAGCGGCGAAGACCGTCTTTTTTTGGAGAGCTGGCTGCAAGAATCGAAATGGAACCAACAGGTCTATCAACGTTGCCTAGATGAGGCACAACAACGTGAGGGGTATACGAGTCTGGCGCATTTTGATAAGAAACATAATTTCGAGTCGCTGAAGACTAAAATTTCGTTCCATTCTTCTAAGAGAAGAGTTGGACTCGTGAAGCGTCTATGGCCTTACGTCGCTGCTGCGAGCGTGCTTTTGGCCCTGTCTGTCGTCTGGTATTGGTTTCAAGACAACGGTCACCCGGTTGAAACGCAGCGCACCGTTGCAATTGACCGCCTTCCAGCCTCACATCAGGCTATCATTACACTGTCTGACGGTAGAAGGTTTTCATTGAACAACAATGAAAAACAAGTAGTTATCAATGGGAGTGGTATACGCTATGACGACGGTCATGATATAGCTTCGATCGAGGCAGCGGTATCTGCCAACATTGAAACTCCGCGTGGTGGTACTTATGAGGTCACTTTACCCGACGGCACCCGGGTTAAGCTAAATGCCGGAACAATACTTTCTTATCCAACGCAGTTTGCGAAGGACAAACGCGAGGTCAGTCTCCAAGGAGAGGCATTTTTTGAAGTTGCCAAAAGGAAAAAACAGCCTTTTATAGTCCATACCAAAAATCAGCAGGTACAAGTATTGGGAACACAATTTAATATTAATGCGTATCCAACATCAACCCAAACAAAAACAACTTTGCTAGAGGGTAGCGTACAGGTAAAGGAACTGATCAAAGGCCAAAAACTAAACTTGCTACCTGGAAATCAGGCTGTCAATACCGGAACGCAGCTGATCAAACAGTCCGTAAACGTGCAGCAGGAAATCGCCTGGGTCTACGGCAAATTTAATTTTGATGGAAAGTCACTTCGACAAGTCATGGATGAACTGTCCCAATGGTATGCGGTTGATGTGGTTTATAAGGGCGATGTGCCTGATGTTTCCTTCTTTGGAGGAACATTTAGAACAAGCAAATTATCAACCATCCTCAAACTATTAAAAGACCAGGATCTGTCGTATCATCTGACTGATGATGGGAAATTAATCATTGAACATAGTAATCCTAAAACACAGAAAGGAGGCCAGTAG
- a CDS encoding sigma-70 family RNA polymerase sigma factor has translation MNYPSEKELLEAFLKGEEQACAQVYNLYFSRICLYASSFVDESREAQDIAEEGFIRLWESGRRYESLSHLKAALYQATRHVGINHQTARSRRLNRVDRYMAQQEPNQKSYLHEIVYTEAMAELYEAIQKLPPKAREIIQLSYLEGNSNQQIADLLQLNIQTVKNQKLRALGLLRQHLKRDSFNYLLSLIVLFGKI, from the coding sequence ATGAACTATCCGAGCGAAAAAGAACTGCTTGAAGCTTTCCTAAAAGGAGAGGAGCAGGCTTGTGCGCAGGTATATAATCTTTATTTCAGCCGTATCTGTTTATATGCATCGAGCTTTGTGGATGAAAGCAGAGAAGCTCAAGATATTGCCGAAGAGGGTTTTATCCGCTTGTGGGAAAGTGGACGACGCTATGAGAGCTTATCCCATTTGAAGGCAGCACTCTATCAGGCTACCCGGCACGTTGGGATCAATCACCAGACCGCCCGCAGCAGAAGATTGAATCGGGTGGATCGTTATATGGCACAGCAGGAACCGAATCAAAAATCCTATTTGCATGAAATAGTTTATACTGAAGCAATGGCAGAGCTTTATGAAGCTATTCAAAAACTTCCACCCAAAGCACGCGAAATTATACAGTTGAGCTATCTCGAAGGAAACAGTAACCAGCAAATTGCGGATCTACTGCAATTAAATATTCAAACGGTAAAAAATCAAAAATTACGTGCTTTAGGCCTTCTACGCCAACATTTGAAGCGCGATTCCTTTAATTATCTACTCTCGTTGATCGTTCTTTTTGGAAAAATATAA
- a CDS encoding alpha-L-fucosidase, translating to MDRRTAIKFLGATIPTLFLSRFSAAHAYLGKVPFHPDWRSLASYQVPNWFRDAKFGIWAHWGPQCEPERGDWYARGMYQEGSDQYNYHVEKYGHPSVFGFKDVIHQWKAENWNPEELMELYKNAGAQYFMALANHHDNLDLYRSSHHKWNSVNVGPKKDIVGGWESAAKKRGLKFGVSVHAAHAWTWYETAQRSDKAGKFAGVPYDGKLTKKDGVGTWWADYDPQELYAQEHELSLDSKDDHTVHRQWHWDVDSGVSVPDKAYCENFKARTMELIHNYNPDIVYFDDTVLPLYPISNVGLEIAADFYNKSMQENNGKVNVVINGKILNEQQRKCLVWDIERGQSNTIEPQPWQTCTCIGSWHYDRRIYDNNHYKSAKTVVHMLIDVVSKNGNLLLSVPLRGDGSIDEKAKEVVQGIGNWMSVHQEAIIGTRPWVIFGEGPAQEEAPSLSVQGFNEGKGKAFTSDDVRFTTKGNVLYAFVMGMPTEKQINIKSLGRSAPNARKVRRIQLLGSDDRISYQQLDNVLQVSLPDKFAQNNIAMVLKIT from the coding sequence ATGGACAGAAGAACAGCAATTAAGTTTCTCGGTGCAACTATTCCGACCCTTTTCCTTAGTAGATTCAGCGCGGCACATGCTTATCTTGGGAAAGTGCCCTTTCACCCCGACTGGCGTTCGCTAGCAAGTTACCAGGTTCCTAATTGGTTTAGGGATGCTAAATTTGGTATATGGGCACATTGGGGGCCGCAGTGTGAACCGGAAAGGGGAGATTGGTATGCGCGAGGTATGTATCAGGAGGGATCCGACCAGTATAATTATCACGTCGAAAAATATGGACATCCTTCGGTGTTTGGTTTTAAAGATGTTATCCATCAGTGGAAAGCCGAAAATTGGAATCCGGAAGAGTTAATGGAATTGTACAAAAATGCTGGAGCCCAATATTTTATGGCGTTGGCCAATCATCATGATAATCTGGACCTTTACCGGAGTAGCCACCATAAATGGAACAGCGTGAATGTTGGCCCTAAAAAAGATATTGTGGGCGGTTGGGAAAGTGCAGCAAAAAAAAGAGGGCTTAAATTTGGCGTAAGCGTTCACGCAGCACATGCTTGGACCTGGTATGAAACGGCTCAGCGAAGTGATAAAGCCGGGAAGTTTGCCGGAGTTCCTTATGATGGTAAATTGACAAAAAAAGATGGTGTAGGAACATGGTGGGCAGACTACGATCCGCAGGAGCTTTACGCGCAGGAGCATGAACTTAGTTTGGATAGCAAAGATGATCATACCGTTCATCGGCAATGGCATTGGGATGTAGACTCTGGCGTGAGTGTACCTGATAAGGCATACTGTGAAAATTTCAAAGCGCGGACGATGGAATTGATCCATAATTACAACCCGGATATCGTTTATTTTGACGATACGGTGCTACCCCTCTATCCAATAAGTAATGTTGGACTGGAGATTGCAGCCGATTTTTATAATAAGAGCATGCAGGAAAATAATGGTAAAGTTAATGTAGTCATTAATGGGAAGATCCTGAATGAACAGCAACGTAAATGCTTGGTATGGGATATCGAACGGGGACAAAGCAATACCATCGAACCGCAGCCATGGCAGACCTGTACTTGTATAGGATCTTGGCATTACGACCGTCGTATATATGATAACAATCACTATAAATCTGCTAAAACCGTTGTCCACATGTTGATTGATGTGGTCAGTAAAAATGGTAATTTATTATTAAGTGTACCCTTGCGGGGAGATGGTTCTATTGACGAAAAAGCGAAGGAGGTGGTTCAAGGAATAGGGAACTGGATGTCTGTTCATCAGGAAGCCATCATTGGTACGAGACCATGGGTTATCTTTGGGGAGGGACCGGCACAGGAGGAGGCTCCGTCATTGAGCGTGCAAGGTTTCAATGAAGGGAAAGGAAAAGCTTTTACCAGCGATGATGTCCGTTTTACCACGAAGGGAAATGTTTTGTATGCCTTTGTTATGGGGATGCCGACCGAAAAGCAAATCAACATTAAGTCTTTAGGCCGTTCGGCCCCGAATGCGAGAAAAGTAAGGCGGATACAGCTGCTCGGAAGTGATGATCGAATTTCCTATCAGCAACTCGATAATGTTCTTCAGGTCTCCTTGCCGGATAAATTCGCTCAAAACAACATTGCGATGGTATTAAAAATCACGTAA
- a CDS encoding RagB/SusD family nutrient uptake outer membrane protein, whose amino-acid sequence MMNRHYIKLVAAALLLQFSSCKPNLDLSNPQELSTDTYYKTADQLENSVIPAYQALIGRTQGGYARSLYFELLAPGDDYNHTFKWEPMYQDSYNTPASDGMTAQTWRDFWNGVFAANLAIDRIQKFEGEIEQNRKNRLLGEAYFLRGLNYLHLGMLFGETIPLMSKPVETNEDYYPGNAPAGAVYAQIVDDFKKASELLPARAALYADSKMIGRATKGAAQAYLAKTYLYKPILAKGQAADFANAEIQLKSVIDSKEYQLMSSYRDNFLETKENNQESIFEVQLYNGPGWLGDDISSSWRWQEIGMFDGTGGAWWNLAPNKMAHDQFEDGDPRKFMTLWCENGANFTQLDGKVTTYTDWMKNLATNKDLYGTRKYCPDVQIADFDNGNNDRIFRYSDVLLLYAECLNERGDVTGAKQYINLVRMRANNIVPDEQPHLWYQKSKGTIPDVDGLLAQGLVKNGVSLNTVKNIIVHERFVEFLGEYQRYFDLLRWGMADPVWLEPLKKGGWSPKAMYYPFPQAELDNNKNLKGNEMNN is encoded by the coding sequence ATGATGAATAGACACTATATAAAGCTTGTTGCTGCTGCTCTGCTGTTACAGTTTTCGAGTTGTAAACCAAATTTGGATCTATCCAATCCTCAGGAATTGTCGACAGATACTTATTATAAGACGGCAGATCAATTGGAAAATTCCGTTATACCCGCATACCAGGCGCTGATTGGGCGTACGCAGGGTGGATATGCTCGTAGTTTGTATTTTGAGCTTTTGGCTCCTGGGGATGATTACAACCACACGTTTAAGTGGGAGCCTATGTATCAGGATAGCTACAATACGCCTGCGAGCGATGGAATGACAGCGCAGACCTGGAGAGATTTTTGGAACGGGGTATTTGCGGCTAATTTAGCTATTGACCGTATTCAGAAATTTGAGGGCGAAATAGAACAAAATAGAAAAAATAGATTGTTGGGGGAAGCGTATTTTCTGCGAGGTTTGAATTATCTGCATCTGGGCATGTTGTTTGGTGAAACCATTCCACTAATGAGTAAACCTGTTGAAACAAATGAAGATTATTATCCGGGCAATGCACCGGCGGGCGCCGTTTATGCGCAGATCGTGGATGATTTCAAGAAAGCATCGGAATTGTTGCCAGCACGGGCAGCACTTTATGCTGACAGCAAAATGATCGGTAGGGCGACAAAAGGTGCTGCACAGGCTTATCTCGCCAAAACCTACCTTTATAAACCCATTTTGGCTAAAGGACAGGCGGCGGATTTTGCAAATGCTGAGATTCAATTAAAAAGTGTTATTGATAGTAAGGAGTACCAGTTGATGTCCTCTTACAGGGATAATTTCTTGGAGACAAAAGAGAATAATCAGGAGTCTATTTTTGAAGTCCAGCTTTATAATGGTCCGGGCTGGCTAGGTGACGATATATCGAGTTCGTGGCGATGGCAGGAAATCGGCATGTTTGACGGTACTGGCGGCGCTTGGTGGAATCTCGCGCCCAATAAAATGGCGCATGATCAATTTGAAGATGGCGATCCTAGAAAGTTTATGACTTTATGGTGTGAGAATGGTGCGAATTTTACGCAATTGGATGGTAAGGTCACCACTTATACGGACTGGATGAAGAATTTGGCGACGAATAAGGATCTATATGGTACAAGAAAATATTGTCCTGACGTGCAAATAGCGGACTTTGATAACGGTAATAACGACCGCATTTTTCGGTACAGTGATGTGCTGCTTCTTTATGCGGAGTGCCTCAACGAACGGGGGGATGTAACTGGAGCCAAGCAATACATCAATCTGGTTAGGATGCGTGCCAATAATATCGTTCCCGATGAACAGCCGCATCTTTGGTATCAAAAATCGAAAGGAACGATTCCTGACGTAGACGGATTGCTTGCGCAAGGTTTAGTAAAAAACGGTGTTTCATTAAATACCGTCAAAAATATTATCGTTCATGAGCGATTTGTCGAATTCCTTGGTGAATATCAACGGTATTTTGATTTGTTGCGGTGGGGAATGGCTGATCCTGTCTGGTTGGAGCCGTTGAAGAAAGGGGGCTGGTCGCCAAAAGCCATGTATTATCCTTTCCCTCAAGCTGAACTGGATAATAATAAAAATTTAAAAGGTAATGAGATGAACAATTGA
- a CDS encoding TonB-dependent receptor has product MNKNYVSSIFCFSKERNRKVKWLLIASMLMSIGRLSAQEKVIHGKIISDQGKPIIGASIRVKDKTLSTSTNEKGEFVLKLNPGETIIVSNVGYKLVEYVIGSASEVSIPLVATTIAVDEVVVVGYGKQRKVDLTSSIAVVDTKDLVKVPGGTIATLQSAVPGVQVTNGAIRIRGVGSINGTDPLYVVDGMIGGAMPDENNIASIQVLKDAASSAIYGARGANGVILVTTKRGKAGDVKIDYNAFAGIKNISHNVPLLNGQQLAELINEEMYNKDPSRQDYLAALAKPSAIGEGYNMMDELLHTGNYQRHNLSLSGGSQNANFRLSGIYATDKSIIIQDKNKYYGAQFISDFTKGKLKIGETLSLGYTRRNWSDKNIFDAQKWSSTLPLYDANSSTGFAGAGNGTDVPSALANAYLNKNVNDNFSVNGNAWATYEIIKGLVYKFNMGIDLSRVRNEGYIGNYSVGQYQNHSPDELNISSSQNNRWLFENTLSYENNFGKHAISALAGITSEESRYNAVNAGARGLPSPDVLILNSASLASSRLVGSGVGQSAMYSMLGRVNYNYDNRYLLTLNMRRDGSANFSNQYRYGNFPSVSAGWRISQESFMKAFPAISELKLRGSYGLLGNSDIAQYQYQRTVSFDHVWYYLNNVMVTGALPQTPSNPNVKWESQYSTDIGVDLELFDHKLALTIDYYNKRTEDMLINVPISFTAGYGNNFPVLNAGSIRNRGWDVLASYKDRAGNFSYQIGANISFVKNRVLSLGNNNEILWGSISPGGENVTRTAVGRSVGEFWGYTTNGLYTSQAQLDEDKAFAPNAALGDVRFNDRNGDKVLNDQDKDFLGSPIPDFSYGFNADVSYSSAIGIFDLSMMWQGSQGNDIYNNSRYWGEGMYHYYNNFASTLDRYRAEELIFKNPVSGETTVYPKNTDTDIPRAVLGDPNQNLRASNRFVEDGSYLRLKVVNIGYSFSSPTLERWKIDRLRFYVGAKNLLTFTKYSGYDPEVGSGDTRSNLSRGIDGQTPWGLSFPNSREYFMGIQFTF; this is encoded by the coding sequence ATGAACAAAAATTATGTGTCATCTATCTTTTGTTTTTCCAAAGAGAGGAACAGGAAAGTGAAGTGGTTGTTAATAGCTTCCATGTTAATGTCCATTGGACGACTGTCTGCTCAAGAAAAAGTGATCCATGGGAAGATCATAAGTGATCAGGGAAAACCTATTATCGGGGCATCGATTAGAGTGAAAGATAAAACACTCAGTACTTCCACAAATGAGAAAGGTGAATTTGTGCTCAAGCTCAATCCGGGCGAGACGATTATTGTGTCCAATGTAGGTTATAAACTCGTCGAATATGTCATCGGTAGCGCTTCAGAGGTGAGCATTCCACTTGTTGCCACAACCATTGCGGTGGATGAGGTTGTGGTGGTTGGATATGGTAAGCAAAGGAAGGTGGATCTAACATCTTCTATTGCGGTTGTCGATACCAAAGATCTTGTAAAAGTACCTGGAGGAACGATTGCCACGCTTCAGAGTGCTGTGCCCGGCGTACAGGTAACCAATGGAGCTATTCGCATCCGTGGTGTTGGATCCATTAACGGAACCGATCCCCTCTATGTGGTAGATGGTATGATCGGCGGGGCAATGCCCGACGAAAATAATATTGCCAGTATTCAGGTGTTGAAAGATGCTGCTTCCAGTGCTATTTATGGTGCCCGGGGAGCGAATGGCGTTATTTTGGTCACCACAAAACGGGGTAAAGCCGGAGATGTAAAGATTGATTACAATGCTTTCGCTGGCATCAAAAATATCTCCCATAATGTACCGCTATTGAACGGACAGCAGCTGGCGGAATTGATCAATGAGGAAATGTATAATAAAGATCCCTCACGTCAAGACTATTTGGCTGCGCTCGCCAAACCGTCGGCAATTGGGGAAGGATATAACATGATGGATGAATTGCTGCATACTGGCAATTACCAACGGCATAATCTTTCCCTTTCGGGCGGTTCTCAAAATGCGAATTTTCGGTTAAGTGGTATTTATGCTACAGATAAATCCATTATTATTCAGGATAAAAATAAGTATTATGGCGCCCAATTCATCTCTGATTTTACCAAAGGTAAACTTAAGATAGGGGAAACACTTTCATTGGGTTATACGCGCCGGAATTGGAGTGATAAAAACATCTTCGATGCACAGAAGTGGTCTTCGACATTGCCACTATATGATGCGAATAGCAGTACCGGGTTTGCAGGAGCTGGCAACGGAACCGACGTCCCAAGTGCATTGGCAAACGCATACCTCAATAAAAACGTCAATGATAATTTTTCGGTAAACGGTAATGCATGGGCTACCTATGAAATTATCAAAGGACTGGTCTATAAATTTAATATGGGAATAGACCTTAGCCGTGTGCGAAATGAGGGTTACATCGGCAACTACTCGGTCGGTCAATACCAAAACCATAGTCCGGATGAACTCAATATATCGAGTAGTCAAAATAACAGATGGTTATTTGAAAATACGCTGAGTTATGAAAATAATTTTGGCAAACATGCAATTTCGGCTTTAGCGGGTATCACGTCGGAAGAATCCCGTTATAATGCGGTCAATGCCGGCGCCCGGGGGTTGCCAAGTCCAGATGTTTTGATTCTCAATTCGGCCTCCTTGGCGAGTTCCCGCCTTGTTGGTTCAGGAGTGGGGCAGTCGGCCATGTATTCTATGCTTGGACGTGTCAACTATAATTATGACAATCGATATCTTCTGACATTAAATATGCGAAGGGATGGATCGGCAAACTTTAGCAACCAATATCGCTATGGAAACTTTCCTTCGGTATCTGCAGGATGGCGCATCAGTCAGGAATCATTTATGAAAGCATTTCCTGCGATTAGCGAATTGAAGCTCCGCGGTAGTTATGGACTTCTGGGGAATTCGGATATCGCGCAATATCAATATCAACGGACGGTGAGTTTTGATCATGTGTGGTATTATCTGAACAATGTGATGGTAACAGGTGCTTTACCACAGACTCCTTCTAATCCGAATGTAAAGTGGGAAAGCCAGTACTCTACTGATATTGGTGTCGATTTGGAACTTTTTGATCATAAATTGGCTTTGACCATCGACTACTACAATAAAAGGACTGAGGACATGCTGATCAATGTGCCTATTTCGTTCACTGCTGGGTATGGCAACAACTTTCCAGTGCTGAATGCCGGTAGCATACGGAACCGGGGTTGGGATGTCTTGGCATCGTATAAAGATCGAGCAGGCAATTTTAGCTATCAAATCGGGGCCAATATATCTTTTGTGAAAAACCGTGTGCTCAGCTTGGGCAACAATAATGAAATTTTGTGGGGAAGTATCTCGCCCGGTGGAGAAAATGTAACAAGGACAGCTGTTGGCCGATCAGTGGGGGAATTTTGGGGCTACACTACCAACGGTTTATATACAAGCCAAGCGCAATTGGATGAAGATAAAGCTTTTGCGCCTAATGCAGCACTTGGGGATGTGCGATTCAACGACCGAAATGGCGACAAGGTATTAAATGATCAAGATAAGGACTTTTTGGGAAGCCCAATACCCGATTTTAGTTATGGATTCAATGCTGACGTGAGTTATAGCAGTGCTATAGGGATTTTTGATCTGTCGATGATGTGGCAGGGAAGTCAGGGGAACGATATCTATAACAATAGCCGCTATTGGGGCGAGGGCATGTACCATTACTATAACAATTTTGCTTCAACGCTGGATCGCTACCGTGCAGAAGAACTTATCTTCAAAAATCCAGTATCCGGTGAGACGACAGTGTATCCCAAAAATACAGATACCGATATTCCACGTGCTGTACTTGGTGATCCTAATCAGAATTTAAGGGCTTCGAACAGGTTTGTTGAGGATGGCTCTTATCTGCGTCTCAAAGTCGTCAATATTGGTTACAGTTTTTCTAGCCCAACGCTTGAACGCTGGAAGATCGACCGATTACGGTTTTATGTCGGCGCAAAAAACCTGCTGACCTTTACCAAATATTCGGGATATGATCCTGAAGTGGGGTCGGGCGATACACGCTCCAATTTGAGCCGTGGAATTGATGGGCAAACGCCATGGGGGCTGAGCTTCCCGAATTCAAGAGAGTATTTTATGGGTATTCAATTTACATTCTAA